A genomic region of Kribbella sp. NBC_00382 contains the following coding sequences:
- the rpsF gene encoding 30S ribosomal protein S6: MRRYEVMVILDPELEERTVEPSLDTYLNIVRKEGGTVEKLDIWGRRKLAYDVKKKSEGIYAIIDLTATPAVVKELDRQLTLNESILRTKVIRPDQH; encoded by the coding sequence ATGCGTCGTTATGAAGTCATGGTGATTCTCGACCCTGAGCTCGAAGAGCGCACCGTCGAACCGTCCCTCGACACGTACCTGAACATCGTCCGCAAGGAAGGTGGCACGGTCGAGAAGCTCGACATCTGGGGCCGTCGCAAGCTGGCCTACGACGTCAAGAAGAAGTCCGAGGGCATTTACGCCATCATCGACCTGACCGCCACGCCGGCGGTCGTGAAGGAGCTCGACCGTCAGCTCACGCTGAACGAGTCGATCCTGCGCACCAAGGTCATCCGTCCGGACCAGC
- a CDS encoding deoxyribonuclease IV, whose translation MSLKLGAHVEQNDPLAEAADRGAEVVQFFLGDPQDYKAPKVAYADGAEALKVRAEAEGIDLFVHAPYRLNVATLNNRIRIPSRKLLQQTLDKAAEIGAKGVIVHGGHVGEDDDPEAGFDNWRKCIERADLPVPLLIENTAGGENAMARKLERIARLWDAVQSSGNEHVDRVGFCLDTCHFHAAGEVLPTVVERVVAITGRIDLVHANGSRDAFGSGADRHSNFEEGEIDPAEIVAVVKAADAPVVVETPNGDHGQKADIDYLRAHLK comes from the coding sequence ATGAGCTTGAAACTGGGTGCGCACGTCGAGCAGAACGACCCGCTGGCGGAGGCGGCTGACCGGGGCGCCGAGGTGGTGCAGTTCTTCCTGGGCGACCCGCAGGACTACAAGGCGCCGAAGGTGGCGTACGCCGACGGGGCCGAGGCGCTCAAGGTGCGGGCCGAGGCCGAGGGGATCGACCTGTTCGTGCACGCGCCGTACCGGCTGAACGTGGCGACGCTGAACAACCGGATCCGGATCCCCAGCCGCAAGCTGCTGCAGCAGACCCTGGACAAGGCGGCCGAGATCGGCGCCAAGGGCGTCATCGTGCACGGCGGCCACGTCGGTGAGGACGACGACCCCGAGGCCGGCTTCGACAACTGGCGCAAGTGCATCGAGCGTGCGGACCTGCCGGTGCCGCTGCTGATCGAGAACACCGCCGGCGGCGAGAACGCGATGGCCCGCAAGCTGGAGCGGATCGCCCGGCTGTGGGACGCGGTGCAGAGCTCCGGCAACGAGCACGTCGACCGGGTCGGCTTCTGCCTCGACACCTGCCACTTCCACGCCGCCGGCGAGGTCCTGCCGACCGTGGTGGAGCGGGTTGTCGCGATCACCGGCCGGATCGACCTGGTGCATGCGAACGGCTCACGGGACGCGTTCGGCTCCGGCGCGGACCGGCACAGCAACTTCGAGGAGGGCGAGATCGACCCGGCCGAGATCGTCGCGGTCGTGAAGGCCGCCGACGCTCCCGTCGTGGTCGAGACCCCGAACGGCGACCACGGCCAGAAGGCCGACATCGACTACCTCCGCGCCCACCTGAAGTAG